A region of Mycoplasmopsis bovirhinis DNA encodes the following proteins:
- the plsX gene encoding phosphate acyltransferase PlsX: MKQIVIDINGLDHGPQAYYEACSEFLIKHQDTSITLVGEISKLPIKNQVKNLILIDNSYKVFDPKNIRQNLKEPTSMNQAIQMLVEGKADGIISGGDSGMYISALTLKAGRLQGTLRPAFMPIISALNGKKVLLLDVGANLEVKAEYLYQWAKLAQIFSQKMFKVQSPKITLLNIGTEEYKGLEHTKEAAKLLLADDSLNYVGFSESRELLRANYDIALVDGYGGNLILKSYEGAILSFKDAIKESALKRIRTKLGALLLKPTFKEIMQKLDYRNSGAAWILGVAKPALKIHGSSDKLAILYALDQMHKALDTNLITDLQGVQNGKI; the protein is encoded by the coding sequence ATGAAACAAATTGTCATTGATATTAATGGATTAGATCATGGCCCTCAAGCTTACTATGAAGCTTGCAGCGAGTTTTTAATAAAGCATCAAGATACTTCTATCACCTTAGTAGGTGAGATAAGTAAACTACCAATTAAAAACCAAGTTAAAAATCTTATTTTAATTGATAATTCTTATAAGGTTTTTGACCCAAAAAACATCCGTCAAAATTTAAAAGAGCCAACAAGCATGAACCAAGCAATTCAAATGCTTGTTGAAGGCAAAGCTGATGGAATAATTTCTGGTGGTGATAGTGGGATGTATATTTCAGCTTTAACCTTAAAAGCTGGCAGATTACAAGGCACCTTGCGCCCTGCCTTTATGCCAATTATTAGCGCCTTAAATGGTAAAAAAGTTCTTTTGCTAGACGTAGGAGCAAACTTAGAAGTTAAAGCTGAATATTTATACCAGTGAGCTAAATTAGCTCAAATTTTTAGCCAAAAAATGTTTAAAGTTCAAAGCCCAAAAATTACACTTTTAAACATTGGCACTGAAGAATATAAAGGCCTTGAACATACTAAAGAAGCAGCCAAACTGCTTCTAGCAGATGATTCACTAAATTATGTTGGTTTTAGTGAATCAAGAGAATTGTTAAGAGCTAATTATGATATAGCTTTAGTTGATGGCTATGGAGGAAACTTGATTCTCAAAAGCTATGAAGGAGCAATCTTATCTTTTAAAGATGCAATAAAAGAAAGCGCTTTAAAGCGTATACGAACAAAGCTAGGAGCTTTGTTATTAAAACCAACATTTAAAGAAATTATGCAAAAACTAGACTACCGTAATTCAGGAGCGGCTTGAATTCTCGGTGTAGCAAAGCCTGCTTTGAAGATTCATGGCTCAAGTGATAAATTAGCCATTTTATATGCATTAGATCAAATGCATAAGGCTTTAGATACTAATTTAATTACAGATTTACAAGGAGTACAAAATGGAAAGATATAA